The Geomonas agri genome contains the following window.
GGACAAGGTCGAGGAGATGTACCTGAGGTTGAAGATGTAGCGGGTAACAACGCCTTTGGTAGCTCTTATAGATTCGCGGAGTCCGTCTCCACCGTTGTTGTGATTGCTTTTTCTGTTATGACAAGAAATCGGTCATCAAACAGATCAGTAAGAAGCGGCCGAACTTCTCGCCACGAAAGCCCTCCTCCACCGCATCCAGGGCGGGGTACGATAATCAGTTGCCACCCTTCATGGTCAGCCAGCCTGCGCAACTCCTCCGCCGATCGACGTATAAGGCGCAAATCTGGCAACGCCCAGGGGGAATCCTCCACGGGAAAGCTGACGAGATTATCGCCGAGCGAGGCAACATGATTGCCCGAGGTTCGGAGTATCTCCCCAAGTCTTAGTTGCAGGTCAGGAAACCGCTCCAGCGCCTGCCTCGCAACGCCGTTGCCGACAACCCCGGTCCCGTTTCGAGTCACATGCCCATTGGTAGTAATGGCAATGACTCCCTTTCCGAAGTAGTTCCAGATGTCGCCTTCGATCTCTCTCATAACTGTTTACCGTTACTTGCTTTGGCAGTTCACGTCTCAAAATATTAGCAACGTCCCCCGATAGTCCATGCTCAATTAATACCATGTAGGCCATGACTTTGCTTGGACGAATATCAAAAACGACTGTGTTTGCGTGAGCCACGGCGGTTTTCGACGGAGGTTGGCCCTGAAGCTGTGAGTAGTGAGCAACCACGCTTGCGAACGCAAGAAGAAGTGATTCAATAGGGCGATTGTGCCATTTCATTGGAGGAGGGAACGCCATGCCAGCATCAGCGAACTACCGCTATCTCCATCCCAAGAATCTCAAGGACGTCTTCCCATGGGAGGACATTTCAGCCATCCTCAACAACATCTACAGCAATGTGATGCGCGATGACCACGGCATCGCCGGCATTTCTTCCATCCCCGGGGCGATTATCGCCTCTCCCTCGATGCCTGCCGATCCTGAGACCGATCAAAACTACGTCTATGACTGGGTCCGTGACTCCGCGCTCACCGTCTTCGAACTTGTGGAAATTGCAGGGAACCCATCTTTTTCAGAGTGGAAGCCGCGACTAAAAAAGGTGCTTGAGCATTACGTCGACTTTGTGGCGATCGTGCAGCAAAACTCTGACCAGGTCTCGCTCGGGTACGCTAGGTGGAACCTCGACGGCACACCTTCCAAGAACTGGACGGTGCAAAACGACGGTCCTGCCCTAAGGATCGTGTCGCACCTGAAAGCCATTTCGGAGATCCTTGATGGAGGTTATAAGGACAAGGCGCTGGAGAACGTGAAGAGAGACCTGGACTACATCTCCGCAAAATACAAAGACTTCGGCTTCAACATATGGGAGGAGGTGTACGGGGACCACTTTTTCACCAAAAAGATAATCCGCAAGGCCTTTTTCGAGTGTGAAAATAATGGGGTATTCACCAGCAATGTCAGCGCAGCGGTGGTCAAGGAACAGATCACGGAACTAGAAGGGA
Protein-coding sequences here:
- a CDS encoding macro domain-containing protein, encoding MREIEGDIWNYFGKGVIAITTNGHVTRNGTGVVGNGVARQALERFPDLQLRLGEILRTSGNHVASLGDNLVSFPVEDSPWALPDLRLIRRSAEELRRLADHEGWQLIIVPRPGCGGGGLSWREVRPLLTDLFDDRFLVITEKAITTTVETDSANL
- a CDS encoding glycoside hydrolase family 15 protein, encoding MPASANYRYLHPKNLKDVFPWEDISAILNNIYSNVMRDDHGIAGISSIPGAIIASPSMPADPETDQNYVYDWVRDSALTVFELVEIAGNPSFSEWKPRLKKVLEHYVDFVAIVQQNSDQVSLGYARWNLDGTPSKNWTVQNDGPALRIVSHLKAISEILDGGYKDKALENVKRDLDYISAKYKDFGFNIWEEVYGDHFFTKKIIRKAFFECENNGVFTSNVSAAVVKEQITELEGMMAKHIEGRDYYKSNIAADSQNQRGNDKNIDVLFALLHGEINRSQDFSITAAKSVTTVAELVRCFMTEYPVNRDDLLLGLGPNMGRYPFDNYDGDMSDGYNIGHPWFISGNALASFFYKMALAAKSDPQVVKRVAKSFHGLYNITIATAEDIIALGDRHIQTTQRHWDHCRMSEQYDRNSGYLKSVKDLTWSYATYLMAYRLRSAL